In Capra hircus breed San Clemente chromosome 5, ASM170441v1, whole genome shotgun sequence, the DNA window ggcatGTGGGGACCTGGAGAAAACGGAGGttaaaagagaaggagaaaggcagGCAGGTCGCTGCGCGCGTTGGAGGAGGCAGAGCTTCTCGTCGGGAGCTGACCCTGATGGGGGAGGGGACCAATCCTTCTCTCACCTCCCGGCCAAGCAGGGGGCAGTGCAACAAGGGGGTCTCCCGCggagagggagggaggtaggTCCGGGGGCGGGTCAATCAGGATGGCAAGAGGGTTCATGCCGCCCCAGGCAAGTGGTTTCAGGAGTCCCCAGGTCTGAGGAGGTGGGAGAAATGATGGGATAGGTAGTAGGAATCCCGGAGTGCGGCTGGAGGGACGGGGTGGGCGCAGATCCGGGTCTGAGGTGCCAGCGAATCTGTTTGGGGGTGGTCTTGAGGAGAGTGCTCCCAGGGGCCGAGTCCGCGCAGCGCCTCACAGGCACTCGTGCAGTATGCGCGTGTGCGTGCAGTTGCGGCAGCTGACGTGGCAGCACCAGTGGAAGGTGCAGTTGCAGCGCTCGGTGACGCGCTGCGTGCGCGTGCGGTGGCCCCGGCCACAGCAGAGCAGCTCACAGCCATCCAGCGCGGGCGACGAGCTATTGCAGGCGCGCCCCGCCGTGCCCGCGGTACCCAGGCGTCCGCTGTACGTGCAGAAGTTGGGCGATTTCTCGAAGTAGACGAGGTCGTGGGGCGAGGGAGGCTTGTGAGCCGGGTCCTCCGGCTCCAGGCGCAGCAGTTCAGCCCGCGATGCACGGTTGTTGCCGCGGTTGCCGTAGAGGACGCGCGAGGCACCGTCGAAGCGGTCCCGCAGCACGTCGCCCACTGCGCGCAGCGTGGGCAGCCGCATCCAGCACGTGCGCACCGTGCATGAGCCCGACATCCCGTGGCACTTGCACTCCTGGCGCATCTCGGAGAACACGGTCTGGGGGGGCAGGAGGTAGGGtggggggaaggagaagaaaggacGGCCCGGGACGCCGTCAGAGCCAGAGCCACCTTCCCGGATACCGCCCCCTCCTGGTCGTCGCTGGGATCTCAGCAAAGGCCCAGGCCTAGCTGAGCCCAAAGGAAGGGAGCCACGAAATTTTTGTCCCGCAGAGATTTGGACGCCAAACCCAACTCTGCTCCACCCAGAGAATCTGTCTTTGCCTCTCAGCCTTATTTTTTGAACCTGAACACTGGCGGGCGTAGGCAACACAGTCCATGAGTTACATGACTTCTAACTTCTCCGTTGTCAGACTATCCCTTCCATTCTGTGACTCCCTCCAAACCCCCGCGCCCTCCGGACGCCCTCGCCTGGTTCCTTACCCTAACCTCTGGCCTTAACACCGACCGTTACTTCCCAAGTTCGAGCTTAGCCTAAGACAGGGACTCCGAGATCCCTGCCATTCCGTTTCGGGTGCAGACACCCTCAAGCAGGCTCACCGTGCGCCCCGCCTCATTGTTGTGAAGGTTCATGAGGAAGCGAAGGTCCCGCCCCTTCTCTCCGGAGTCCACAAACTCCCGGCCGAAGAGGCGGCCGAAGTCGATGTTGTCGCTGCAGCCCCCCCAGTGCCAATCGGGGCCCCCAGGACCGCGTCGCCGATAGTCGCACGTGCAGGATTCGATGGAGCCCTCTGAGCAGGAGCGCGCCACCGAGTGGGTGACCCCGGCCGAGGTGATGGCGAAGATAAATGCTGTTTCCCGACAGCCTAttggggatgggagaggggatcAGCGAGGGGGCACGCGGGGTGCAGCCTGCACCTTCAGGGGAGGCCTTGGGATCTTTGAGTCCCACGCCCTTAGGGTCCTGGAAGCCTGGCGACCGGCTGTGTTGGGAAGTTGGTCTCCCCGCGAAAGCATGTGTGTGGGCACGCTACCTTCTCCACACTTGTAATCACGCTTTACTGAGACTCCGGGCTCATTTTGACTTCTCGGTGCAAGTAGGGCAGCCCCGGAGGGAAAAGAGAAtagaggggaggggaagaattCTGCACCGCCAAGAACTCTCCAGCTCACATCAGCGATGCAAGCCTTGCTGGGCTGGAGGCAAGAGagcagcctcccaggcttcttTGAGAGGGACTGCGGGAAAGTGGTGGCCAGCGAGCGTCCACCACTCAGCACTCCCTTTCGCTGGGGCAGTGGCTCAGAAAAGCCAAGCTTCCTGCCCGAGGCGCACGGGTTGAAACCTCCTGGTGGAACGAGTCTGGCCCAGAGCTAGTGCTGGCATGAAGCTCTTGGCAGGCTGATTCCGTGACCCTGCAGATGCCCCGGACATCTTCTCTGCACTTGCTCGCCCGTGCCCTGAGGTGACCCCGGGCTCCCCTGGTCCCCGGAAGCGGCACCTTCCGGGGTACCCACCTCGGTTGACGATCTTGCCGAAGAGGTGGGGCCCCGAAGCCGTGGGACAGTTCCAGCGGCGGTTCCGGAACTGCCACTTGCACTCTCGCACAGCGCTCTGCAGCCCCCCGCTCACGCTGTGCAGTATCCCCGGGTTCTGGCGGATCAGCCGCCGCTGCTTGCGGCTCAGCAGCTGCAGACTGGGCTCGAGTACCAGCTGCAGACTCTTGGAGTCGGTCAGCAGGTTCGTAGAGGAGGCTACGTTCACGATGCCCCTGGTGAGACGCATGAGAGGAGTTCAAGCTCTGGAAGGGGACctgcaccctaaccctaaccagaAAGGTCATGCTCGCCCTGTCCTCTTCCTGGAGCTATTTGCCCACAAGAGTGGGGAGAGATCAATAATAAGGTAACGGTTCCGCGCTTAGGCACTCACTAGTTTGAAAGGACTTGGCTTTCAGACTTTTGTGTTCCCAGGAATCTTAGGGCTGCTAGGGGGCCCTGCGCCCGGAGCTGGACAGCGGAGGCATGGAGAGCCTAGGGACTAGATATTCACCTTGGCTCTCAGAGCCTGTTTCCGGACAGTCTGGCTCGCAAATCCTGGCCTGCCGTCCATGCCCACCCAAGGCGTGAAATGCTTGGGAGTTCCACCCGCTGATGGGCTTCTTTCGGAGTGCACGCCTGCCCTTTCTCTTCAGAGGCTGGGAAGCCCCGTAGTGTGACTACCACCGTGAAGCTCGTTTGGGGGTTCTTGGAAGAAGGGCAGTGCTAGATGGGAGAGGGCTCCCCTCCTGGAGTATCGTGGGCCGCCGGGCGGACCCTTCACCCCACTTCACCAGAGCTGGAATTTCTGGACCAGCTCCGCTCCAGAGCGCCCCTCGGTGTCTCAAAGGGAAGTCAGAGCGCTGGAGGAAGTCTGTCTGCGGACGGATCCCAGAGCGTGGGAGCTGGATGGGGCTGGCCCCTGGCTCTGTGCCCCGAGACAAGTGGCGACCCCGCACCAGCTCACTTACCACCATCGGCCACTGCTGTTGGCGGCCAGGGCTGCAGGCAGAGCGGCCAGCGCCAGCAACAACGCAGCAGAAACCCAGCAAGGCAGCAGCGCCCAGTGCCCCATGGCCTGCCCGGCCTTGCCCGCTCTATGCTGCAGTTGGGGCGGCTTTGGCTGCTGCCCGCGGCGGTGGGACGGGACGCGGCGGTGGCGGCAAGTGGCGAGAGTTCGCAGTCTGGCTCTAACAGCCCTGGGGGCGGGCGACGGGCTGCATGGCTCGCGGTCCCAGCTGGTGGGCTGAGGCAGCCACGGCGGGCGGCACCGCCTCTTATAGTTGCGGCGCTGGCTGAAGTGACGATAGGAGGCTGCCCCGCCGGGCCGTACTGTGGCACCAGGGCGCACCGGTCAGGGGCGCAGACAATGGGCAGCGAGCGGGGCCGTGGCTCCCGCCCGTCTGAGGCGAGAGCTGACGGGCTGGCCGTCGGGGctcacccccgccccctgcccggtGGCTCCCGCCTCCGGACCTGCACTGGCCGCCGACCCCTCCCCTTGGGACGCCCTCCCACGCGCGCCCGCCTCAGTCCTCTCCGCGTCCGGAGCCCGTCGGGGACCAGCGTCCGCCAGGGGGCGCAGCGACCAGTGTGCTGCGGGGACAAACTGCTAGGAGCTCAGCCACTTCGCTGCCTGCTGTGGGGCTGTCCCTTCGACGTCACCCCGGAACCCCATCCTGAGTGGAAGAAGGAAAACTGTGGTTCTGGGCAGCAACTCTGGGGAGACGCCTCCCCGCCCATGAACCCCCGACGGCTGAACAGGGAAGGAGAAGCGGGAGACGGGTGGGGTTGGGGCTGTGGTCAGGGAAATCCCAGGggcgggttggggtggggggatgagCTGAGCACACAGAGCCCGACGATGGAGAGAAACCTGAGGCAGCAGAGGCTTGTACTTGTGGGAGGAAAGGAGTGCGCAAATGCCTGCCAGTGTGTGCATCAAGTGGGAGAGTGGTCACTGAGACTGCGTGTGAGAATGTGCATATACGTATGAGTGTGTGCCTTCACGTACAGAAACTCCATGTTCTGAGGAGGGATTTTAGGAGCCTTTCTCAAGAATCTTGGGATTTAGCTCAGGTCAGAAGGCATCATCGAGTCATCTTGTCACAGCCACCACCTGGGACAGTGCATCATCTCCTACGTGTCGGGAAGGGGTGGTCAGGAGAGACCCAGAAGGCTGACTGAGCATCGGTGTCTGGAACTGTGTGTGCAGGTGGGTGGATGAGTAGGAGATTAAATATGCACATGTGTGTCACTCTTACCCTGTGGGCCTCGTGTCATCCCATAGTGTGTCACCCCCTGGCCTGTGTCAACCTGTGCATGTCACTGGGGGCGGGGGACAAAACCTGTAACCAAGGTGGCAGCATAACGGATGAGGCCTGGAGCAGCGgagactctgaggctgggctcAGAAAAGACAGGCATTGGACTAGatgtcaggtgtgtgtgtggaggggccgGGAGCAGAAGGGCTGCTGGCTAAACCGAACCCAGAGTAGAGAACCTGTGAATCCatgtttctgcttctttctgaaattttctacCGTTTCTGTCTTCTCCACCTAAAACCCTGACTCTTCACTCTCACCATGCTGGGatacctaaccctaaccctaacacaCCTCCCTACAACCTCTCAGCTTCAGGGTCCCTCTGCCTCCTATAGAAGGAGTGGCTGCTGTTCCCCGTGTGGGATATAGGGGGCACTGCCAGCTTGGTTATCAGGCCTCACCAACACACGCAGGTTGCCCCTGGAGGATCTCCTCCTTTacatctctcctctctctctccattttacaaaggaaaaactAGATTAGGCAGTTTTCCATGGACCCCGGAGCTAATAAAGGGATGAATGGTAGAGCCAGGTTAAAACCCAGACTGTTCTGACTCACACCCCATGCTTTTTCCACCTTAATGGCTGCTTGTGATTGTGCAGCAATAGCAGGCTGGGGGCCCTTCCCCAAACTGGGAGATAAATAAAAATGGTCTTTAGGATCTTCCTGCCTCCATTTTGATCTTTTTTTCATCTTCCCTGACTTTAGGATGTTTTTTTGACTGAGTAATGTACCAGGCCTGGTCCCAAAGAGTTCCAAGTCCCAGAAATGATCAggcctccctgccagtgcaggaaaatcACTCTAAAGAATAAATGCCTGATAAGTTTAATGAATCTTCCTGGGGCACTTGCATTTTAAAAGGGTGACTATTAACCCAAATGAAACCTGATGGAGGTTATTTTTGAGGGGAATATCTTTCCCACGCCCTTGACACCTCCAAGGATTTGACCCTGAGGGACAAGGTGTACTAGCTTAGCATCTTCCACAGGTCTAAAAGCCAGTGGCCCCTGAGTAGGCCACCCAGCACAGATGGCTCAAGTAAGTAGACAGTGTATCATGGGCAGCTTGCCCTTTGTCCCTTAGGAGTTTTTCCCACTGGGGCCTGGGTCACATCTTTTGGTTTAGTGGGTTGATAAAACCCCATGGAGGAGGGAGCTGGGCTTGAAGACAGGGCAGTCCTGTCTGTGGCCACTGGTGACAAGCATAagtgggaagggaggaaagaaggattCCATATCCTTTGTTCCACTATTCCACCCACCAGGAATAGTAGGGAAGAGTGGAAAGGCTCTAGGTCTAGTCAAATTTTGTAGGACCTGGCCCAAATTTATTTAGATCAAATCATCGCTCTATTGAttgtcttctcttcctttcctgtgtCATCAGTTTACCTCTCTACTGGATCATACCTATCAGCCTACAAATACGCTGTAATGTCTCCCATCTAAAAAACCCCACGACTttatttgacttcacattaccACCTAAGTGCGCCCCACTTCTGTGTTGTCTTTTACTGCCCAACTCAAAGTGTTGCTTTAATCACCCTGGtgccagtttcatttttttattctctctttccACCACCTTCATCACACCTTTGAACCCACTGCATTTCCTCCTCGAAATCATCCATGACCTCTGTTTTGCTCTACTGTCAAATCTCAGTCCTCATCCTAACAAACTTTTTAGGAATAGCAGACAAAGTTGAACGCTTTGTCCTTGAAATAGTCTCACTTGATTCTTGGAACACTATTCCTACCTCCCTGACTGCTCACCTTCTCAGTCTCTTTATCTGGGTCCACCTTTGCACCCAATTTCTACATGACTCATGGGACTGCACCCCATTTCAATCTGGGACTTCTCAGTCTGCACTCACTTGTTTGGCGAACTATACAGTCTCATACTCCCTACTTTTATCTCTTGCCCTGAACTCTGAACTTGGACATGTAACACTTGAATAAACATCTCAAAATGTACAATATCCAAAACTAAACTGCCAGTTATTCACTTGCACCTACTCTTTATTCAGTCATCCCCATCCCTGTGAATGGCAAATCCGTCCTTTCAGTTGCAGAGGATCAGAGTACTAGAGCCATCCTTGActtgtctgtttttttaatactttttaaagtcaaatcaattaaaaaaaaaaacccagaaaacaaaACTCCTGTTCTCCTGTCTTCAAAACCCCTGCAGGTTCCTCCCTCCAGCCACATTGGCCTCCTTGCTAATTCCTTGAACAGACCAAGGAAGTAACTATTTCAAGATCTTTGCACTTGCTTTTCTGTCTTCTGGAATGCCCCTCCCCGatatctccatgtgtttgttccTCCACATCCCTTACTCTCCTCCCCCTATATAAAATGGAATTCCGCCACCTATCTCCTTTaccctgctttatttattttttgcatcaCTTTTGACCATGGATACCTTTAAAGGCTTAAAGTGGAAAGTCAGTAGTAAACTACCCTCTTAAAATAGGAGAGGGGCTTTCCTCTGGGGAGGAAGCAGGGGACCAGGGCTGAGAgctgtggccagaggagcctaccTTCTTTTGAAGCACCAGCAGGTGGCACTCCCTCTTTGGGCTGGGAAGGCATCAGCCTCTGGTGGAGAAGGGTGCAAAGTTCTGTGGTGGGTAATTTTACTGATACGTTGGGGGCAACTGCTGAGTGTTGGGGGTTTCTCTGGAGTCCAGTGCAGTCAGCTGCGAACGCTTTGGTGCCTCCGGGTGGTGGCCTAGGGTGCTGCAGCAGAAGGCGTGCGAGGCGGAGGGTGGGCAGCACAGCTGAGCTCACCGCCGCCGCGGGTGCATCCATCCCTCCAGGGCCTATAATTTGGGTTCCCTGGGCCTGGCCGCCCCTATCAGCGGCTCAGCAATAGATGAGTCACCCGGGACCCCGGGCCAAGGCAAacatggggggaggaggaggaggaggctttCGAGGCTGCACTCAGTTTTAGCCACCGCCTCGGTTGCTGGATCCCCCAATCTCCAGGGACCCCCACTTTTTTCTTTGACCCCCGCCCTATAGAGCCCCAGTGTTCTCAGATTGCTCTTGATATGTCCACCCCTATGATGGGAAGTCAGCCCCCTACTCTTCCCCGCAGGGGAAGGGGGACCAGCTTGCTCCCACTCCCTCCCTGAAGTAATGACAGCCCCTCACTTTCCGCCTGCTGTCACGGCCCCAACCCTTGTCAAGGTCTCTCTGGTTCCCGCCCCTCTCCTTTCCTGGAGCTGGCCGCGTGCTTGGGGTATTAGGCAATGGGTGTGTACCCACAGCCCTCTCCAGGCCCCGCCTGCCCCACCACCCTCCAGCCGCCTGCGGGTCAGTGCTCAGGCCAGCCGGTCGGGCCGAGGGCACTGGGGGCCAGCTCAGGCCACCCAGTCTGCCTGCCTGTGGCCTCCTGTCCCAGAGCTGGGCTTCTGCTGGGAAAGGAAGCAGGAGTATGGGTCTTTGGATTCGGGACAGGCCAGCCTGGGGAACCCGGGGGTCACTAAGATGTTGGAATCTGTGGTAGTAGCTGTGACCCTAGCCCTTCCTTGGCACCTGACTATACCACAGCCCGACAAGGAGCAGTCTGAAACCTGAGGGAGACTTGGAGTCACATGGAAAAATGCGAGTGTCCAAGAGCATGGGAAACCTTGTCCCCCTCCTCCAGCGACCTAGGTAAAGTTCCAGGCTGACATGCAGGAAGGACAAGGACAGGATCCAAAAGCTACTAAGATAGGGTGCAGATTCTAGTGGTCTCAAAAGCCACACACAGTTTGGTTCTTGGCCCCTAAACAGGAAGGAGGGACAAGAGCCCCTTCTCCTGTAGGGCTTCTTCTCCTCTACTCCCCTCTCCACCCAGAGATGGGAAAGCAGAGAAAAGCAGCCCTCTTTGATCACAGCTGTCCAGGGTCAGGAACTAGGGTATTTTCACCTCCCCAGCCTGCCTGAGGCCTGGCACATAAAGGTGATTAATAAATATCCCAACAGATGAAAGTTATTAATCTCTCTCAGACGGCTTTGCCCCCTAGACAGCGGTGCCCCCTGCAGCCCAGGGCAAGACCTGCAGCCACACAGACTAGAGGCTGGCTGCCCAGGAAAGCTGCATGGCCACTACCAAGGAAGAGATGACTGTGGCTGTGGGTTTCAACCCCATGGCTCTGCTTCCCCGGGGGGCCTGTCTCTGAGTCAACTGCCAGCCTCAGGCGCGCGGGGCCAGCCGTGCCTTGGGCTGCGGTctggcaggggcggggggcggctGGGAAGCCTGGGGCCCCTCTCTGGCAAAAATAGCCCACAGTGGTTAGAGCTGGGAGGGTGAGTCAGGCAGGAGCGCAGTGGCGCCTAACCCCTTCGCTGCCACTGGAACTCCCTAGGGTGGTTTGCCTCCGTCTGTGCAACCCAGGATCAGACTCTTTGCCTGGCCGTCCTCAGGCTGGGCTCAGTTTGGGATTCCTCCTCCTTCCACGTGAAGCAAGTCTGAGAGTCTGGAGCAGGAATATGGGCCACCCCGGAGTGGCGACTTGGGATCTTAGGAAGGGCAGGGGACCTCTGCTGGCAAGGATGTCTGTGAGCCCAAGGAAGCACAGGGGCAGGCTGAAGATCTCCGGAGCTCCCGGAACCTCTGCCAGAGCCAAACTCTGAGGCCAGAGCTGACCCCTCCCAAGGGGCAGGCGTAGGGCTCCGAGGTGGGCGGAAGCCAAGCCACCCAGAAGGGAGCTACTCCCGCCAGCTCAGATTGCCCTGCAGCGCGTTCTCCCCAGGCTCTCGCGCGGAGACCAAGACCGTCCAGCCAGGCAAGTTCGATCTGAGTTCGGTCTTCATCTGGTCAAAGGCACCTTCCAGTCACTCAGCTATCGgtcggggaaactgaggcaaagagacaTGACCACTGGGGACCAGGGGCTTGGCTCTCTAGTCTGGGTCACCACACCCTCCTTGCAGCCTTGGCGGTCCCAGAGCAGGTGAGTGGAACTCTGGCCACCTCCCCCTTCGGTGGGGCCAAGCCTGAAACCCAGGCGTCGGGGGAGAGGGTGTGTGAGTAcgctgggaggagggggagcgGCTGGGCTCCCCGGGTCAAGGCGGGGGGTgtgaggagtggggtggggatgcCCCGGGCTCGGGGAGGGGCCGCAGCTCTGTCAGCCGCGGCAGAGCCGCCGGTGAGCTCCGCGCGAGTAGAGCCAGAGACCCCAGTTCTGCGCTCGCCCGCTCGCTCGCTTTCTCGAtcactccctcccttcctccctcccttcctcccggcGGCCGCGGCGGCGCTGGGGAAGCGGCGGAGAGGAGTGGCCCTGCCCTGGAAGAATGCGGCTCTGCCGAGGGGCCAGAACCCGACGCAGTCTCCCCACGGTTTGAACAGCCCGAGTCCAGGCGACCCAACCGCGCCGGTGGCAGACTCGGCCCCAGAGCAGCTGGAGGTAATCGGAATTGGGAAAGCAGGGAGGGCAGGGACTTGCACTCGGGGACGCGACAAGCACTCTGGTAGTCAGACAGACATGCATCCGCCCACGGGGGCACAGAGATGCAGAGAGAGCCCGGGATATTGCCAGAGATAAAGACCTAGCAAATAAAGCAGTGGCCCTAGATTTGGAGGGCAGTGAGTGGAGAACAGAGGGGTGGGGGCTGAGGCTGGGGACCTGGTGGGGACCAGACGGGCAGTGCCAGGAGAGGAACATGTAGTTAGGAAAAGTAGCAGCCGGCACCACGGCCCATTTCAAGAGGGAAGCAAGGTCCCCTCCCAGACTTGTGGCACCTGGAGCCTCCCCTGGCTCCCTACTGGGGCTGCGAAGGGCAGAGCGGGATGGGGAGCCCATTCCCCCACCCTGTTCAGGGAAGCTGCTAGATGGCACTTGGAGATgacactcccccacccccggcccctctCAATCCTGCCCCCAGGCCTCCTGAGCGTGAGCGGGTGAAGCTGTGTTGGGCCTGGGAAGCCAGTCTTGGGGCCCTTGAAAAGGGAGCGGTGGACAGGGTAGTGGAGAGCTGTTTGTGAGACTATCCAGCTGTTTGCacgtgagtgtgtctgtgtgccggGCACTGTGTCTGGCTGGGTGAGCTCCAGGACGCTGGCGTAAGTCCCAGTTTCCAGGCCCACACTGTTCTTCCAGGGCCCAGGTACCCTGGGAATCAAGGGCGTGATCTTACTGTTTTGTTTGAGCAGGATGAGAAGGGTCCGCGGGGTGGCCCTGGTGAGTTAGGAGCCGGAGTTGGGCATCCTTCGGTTGCCCAGGTGAGCCACGCGATTCTAGAGCACTCCCTAAGTGTCCCTGTTCTGCAGGCCCTGCTCGATCTGCCCATCGGGGCCTTCGGGCCCGGGATTCGACATGCGGGAGCAGCCCCGGCCGCGGCCTCCGCCCTCGGGCCTCGCCGGTCTCCTGTTCCTGGCGTTGTGCAGTCGGTGAGCGGTCCCTCTGTCACCCAGCCCGCGAGAGAAAGCCCTGGGCTAGAGGCGGGTCGGGAGGCGTCGGAGAGGGCGCGAAGGCCTGGACCGCAGACCTGAGACGCCTTCTCGGTTCCCAGGGCCCTCGGCAATGAGATTCTGGGCTTGAAGCTGCCGGGCGGCGGCGAGCCGCCGCTGACCGCCAACACAGTCTGCTTGACGCTGTCGGGCCTGAGCAAGCGGCAGCTGggcctgtgcctgcgcagccccGACGTGACGGCGTCGGCGCTCCAGGGCCTGCACATCGCGGTCCACGAGTGTCAGCACCAGCTGCGCGATCAGCGCTGGAACTGCTCGGCGCTCGAGGGCGGCGGCCGCCTGCCGCACCACAGCGCCATCCTCAAGCGCGGTGAGCCTGACCGGGCGAGTCTGCGCCGCCGccggggctggggggcggggggctcgcCGACGCGAGCGGAGGCGGGAAGGGGCTGGTTCACCACTCTGGGAGGGGCCTCTCCGGGAATTCCCCCCCGGAGCTGCGCGGAGTAGGGTCTGGCCGCCCGTCTGGGGCCCCGTGCTTCAGACTTCCACCTGCGCGCTGCCGGCAAGGCAGCTGGGTCCCTGCTCCCCTACCCCAGGGCCCCCCTTTCCTGCCTCCGCCCAGCTGATCTCGGCTGCACCTGTGAGCAAGAGATGCCCCCAGCCCTAGAAGCTTTAAACGCCCCCCTCCTCCTCGTCCCCCAATTTTTCTGCCCCTCCTCTCTGCATGGGACAAGCCCAGGCTGGTGTCCCCATAGCCTCAGCGGGGGTGGGGTGACGCCCCCAACCGTTTAAGGGTTAAACCTACTCTCCTAATTACTGGGGTTCCCAGGAGCAGAAGCTGGGAACAAAGACCCCGGTGGCTTTGAAGCCGGGGAGCATCCCCCTCCTCAGTGATGTGGGGGCCCCAGGTGGCTCTCACTTGAGCAGGTGAAGAAGCGCTGGAGGTGCGGAGAACAGGTCACTGTGGGGCCTGGCCTGGGGGCCTTGGTCTGGAAGGGCATCACTGTCTCTTGCTAGGCCATGCCCCAAGGAGTAAACTTCCATCCTGGGCTCAGCCCAAGGGTGGGGGCAATACTTTGGGGACTATGGGGTTAATAGgcagctgccatctgtgggggaATTCCCAAGACTTGTGCAAACAGCTTCACCCCTGGAGGCTTGAGGTTGGGGGATCAGGAGGCTGGGCCAGGAGCCCTGCATCCTGGGATGGGAGAGGCCTGGCCCCTAAGGAGGTGCTCCCATCCACTTAGGGCTCCAGAGAGGGAGGCTGCTTTTCTACAGGGCCTGGTGTAAGGGAAGGCTTTGATGGCCCAATGAGAAGCTTGTCTATCTAAGCCTGAGGAAGGCTTGTCATCCTGAGCCTCTGTGACCTCCAAAACATAACAAAGAAGTCAACATTTTAAGAGGACCTTAGGGAGAATCACCtccacctctctccctctcccagcatTTTATAGAGTAATAGCAGGTTAGGATAAATATAAGGGGCAGTCTTAATGGGCAAATATAAAACTAGAAACTGGAAAGAGGAAGGACAGCTCCacagctccaacactttggggATTTGGGGTTGGTGGAGGGTAAGTTGGTGAAAAGACTGATTTAAATAACcctgattaaaaaaacaacaacatcacAAAACCAAAGGCTTCTGCTTCCATCCCACCTGCAGGGCTGGGGAATTTCTAAGGCTTTCAGATATAGAACTAAGTGAACATATCTTCAAAGACCTCAAGGACTCTCTCTTAGTCATCTCTCATCCCCAGGGGTCTTTCCCTCTAGCCTAGCTCTTTCATCCACACCTGAAAACCCCAGACTTAAACAGAGCAAGAATGGGCCTCAGGGATCATCTCAATTCATCCTCTccctttatagatgaggaaactgagactctgtgcttttaggttcctttccttctcctgtgaCTTGCTCCCAAACTACTCAACTGGTAAATGGCAGGATCTGGAGTCAGGAAATTCTGGAATTGCAGGTTGGCTGTTTCCTTTGGCCTCCTTACTCTCAGTGGCCTGTCAGACTTACCCCTATCCACACCCCTTTCATCCCCAGGTTTCCGAGAGAgcgctttttccttctccatgctgGCTGCTGGGGTCATGCATGCAGTAGCCACCGCCTGCAGCCTGGGCAAGCTGGTGAGCTGCGGCTGTGGCTGGAAGGGCAGTGGTGAGCAGGATCGACTGAGGGCGAAACTGCTGCAGCTGCAGGCACTATCGCGGGGCAAAAGCTTTCCCCACTCCCTGCCC includes these proteins:
- the WNT1 gene encoding proto-oncogene Wnt-1, which produces MGHWALLPCWVSAALLLALAALPAALAANSSGRWWGIVNVASSTNLLTDSKSLQLVLEPSLQLLSRKQRRLIRQNPGILHSVSGGLQSAVRECKWQFRNRRWNCPTASGPHLFGKIVNRGCRETAFIFAITSAGVTHSVARSCSEGSIESCTCDYRRRGPGGPDWHWGGCSDNIDFGRLFGREFVDSGEKGRDLRFLMNLHNNEAGRTTVFSEMRQECKCHGMSGSCTVRTCWMRLPTLRAVGDVLRDRFDGASRVLYGNRGNNRASRAELLRLEPEDPAHKPPSPHDLVYFEKSPNFCTYSGRLGTAGTAGRACNSSSPALDGCELLCCGRGHRTRTQRVTERCNCTFHWCCHVSCRNCTHTRILHECL